GATTATGTTCTTTTTTATAAAAGTAATTTTCCTTTAGCGGTAATTGAAGCTAAAGATAATAATCATCCAGTAGGCGCAGGCTTGCAGCAGGCAATAGATTATGCAAAGTCTTTAGATATTTATTATGTATATGCTTCAAATGGCGATGGTTTTATTGAGCAGAATTTGATAACTGGGGAAGTGCGCGAGCTTAGTCTTCATGAATTTCCATCACCAGAAGAATTGTATAAAAGATATATAAAAGATAAAAATTTAAATGAAGTGGAAGAGAAGGCAGCTCTAGAACCTTATTATTATGTGCCTAATTATAAAAAACCTAGATATTATCAGCGTATAGCAGTTAATAGAACTGTAGATGCAGTAGCAAATGGGCAAAACCGAGTATTACTTGTGTGTGCCACTGGAACTGGTAAGACTTTCATGGCTTTTCAAATTATATATAGACTTTGGAAGGCAGGCATAAAGAAAAAAATATTATTTTTAGCAGATAGGAATGTATTAGTAGATCAAACTATCTCTGGGGACTTTAAACCATTTGGTGGTAAAATGACAAAGGTGGAGAAGAAAACTCTAGATAGTTCCTATGAAATTTATTTAGCTCTATATCAACAGCTTTCTGGTGATGATGGAGAGGAAGCTTATCTACAGTTTAAACCAAACTTTTTTGATTTAATTGTTATAGATGAGTGCCATAGAGGAAGTGCAAAAGAGGATTCAGCATGGAGAAAAATCCTGGATTATTTTTCATCAGCCACTCATGTAGGATGTACTGCTACACCTATTGAAACAACAGAAGCTTCGAGTCAGACTTATTTTGGAGAACCTATTTATGAATATTCACTAAACCAAGGTATTGAGGATGGCTTTTTAGCACCATATAAAGTAATAAGAATAGGACTTGATAAAGACCTTGAAGGATATAGACCAGAGAGTGGAAAGCTTGATAAGCATGGCTATGAGATAGAGGATAGAGAGTATAATATAAAGGATTATGATAGAAGCCTTGTAATTGAGCAGAGAACAAAGGTAATTGCAGCTAAGATTACTGAGTTTTTAAAGAAGACAGACAGGTTTAGTAAAACCATAGTATTTTGCGTGGATATTGAACATGCAGAGAGGATGAGGCAGGCTCTTATTAATGAGAACAAGGATCTATATGCAGAAAACAACAAATACATAATGCGTATTACAGGGGATAATGATGAAGGTAAAGCACAACTTGAATATTTTATAGAT
This genomic stretch from Clostridium beijerinckii harbors:
- the hsdR gene encoding EcoAI/FtnUII family type I restriction enzme subunit R, giving the protein MGKRDLSEEDIKAQYITPAIVDSGWDLKKQVRFEYAFTAGRIILRGNVTARGKQKRADYVLFYKSNFPLAVIEAKDNNHPVGAGLQQAIDYAKSLDIYYVYASNGDGFIEQNLITGEVRELSLHEFPSPEELYKRYIKDKNLNEVEEKAALEPYYYVPNYKKPRYYQRIAVNRTVDAVANGQNRVLLVCATGTGKTFMAFQIIYRLWKAGIKKKILFLADRNVLVDQTISGDFKPFGGKMTKVEKKTLDSSYEIYLALYQQLSGDDGEEAYLQFKPNFFDLIVIDECHRGSAKEDSAWRKILDYFSSATHVGCTATPIETTEASSQTYFGEPIYEYSLNQGIEDGFLAPYKVIRIGLDKDLEGYRPESGKLDKHGYEIEDREYNIKDYDRSLVIEQRTKVIAAKITEFLKKTDRFSKTIVFCVDIEHAERMRQALINENKDLYAENNKYIMRITGDNDEGKAQLEYFIDEESTYPVIAVTSKLMTTGVDAKMCKLIVLDNNINSMTEFKQIIGRGTRLLEDYGKTYFTIMDFRNASRLFADPEFNGNPEVVIELDENDPVIEPDADKAQDTYEEGDNPYADEARETDGEYHTGSTDGFDDEDKPKKYYIGDVLVKVLSERVQYVDKDGKLITESLIDYTKKNIIKQYANLDDFLKKWTESAKKQAIIDELKEEGVILEAIKEETQQTDLDDFDLICHLAYDKMPLTKAERANNVKKRHYLYKYSDMAKQVLEALLDKYASDGIKEIEETKVLELKEFTKFGSPMKIVKAFGGKGAYQKAVRELENEIYYA